Below is a genomic region from Daphnia pulicaria isolate SC F1-1A chromosome 10, SC_F0-13Bv2, whole genome shotgun sequence.
agttgaaaactgtGGAAAAAcccattcagaaaaaaaaataagaaaagaaaagcaagttTCGGGCCAAAAACATTCCGGATGTGCAGCAATTTATGAAAAGATCAACAAGCGCATTAagcctttttttaagtttcttcATGCATGGATTTGCGGTTCTACAGAGACTTCCAACTGATCATTTACCCTCTTTATATAATAAACGCCATTTCCTTTTTGctaattaatcaattaaaCAAGAGGgacataaaacaaaacaaaacaaaacgaaaggcATTTCGAAATCCAGTCTACGTATTCTACTGTACCATTTCACGGCGGCGGCCACTAAGAATAATTTCTTACTTGTAGTTAACCCGCTGAATTCATCAAACTATTTGCGATTAAAAACTTCTGATGATTTGTATTTTGAGTCCAATTGGCCTACATTTCGTTGCAAATTTGTGTGCTAGCTGTGTTGATGCATTTGTGGACTAGAATCGGAATGATACAACACTTGCCAGCAAATTAATTTGGTACTTTCAGCTAGATTTATGACAtcacacaacatttttttttctttctttctttgctaAGTTAAGTGGTCAATTATCAAATATGATATTACCGTTCTGTCACACGTTATAAGAAAATGCTTTCTCAATCACGACGAAAATGCTGTAATAAGCCACTCGGACAAGAAGTTGAATGATGATGTTTGTCGGGATACTTTAGTATAGGTCGCAATTGTGCAGCACGTAGGGTAGTTGGAATTACGTAGGTGATCCACTAGCCATCGCTTTTTTACTCGGTTTTTTCTAGGGCGTTCAACCGCTGGAGAAGTGTCGGGTGAGAGTGGTGCCAGCTGGAGTAGAGCCAGTCGTAAATCGGGAAACCCAGGTTGTCCAGGTTGAGCTTGATTAGCGAAGACTTGAGATTGACGGCATGACCGAGCTTTTTGGCAAATTGGTCCGCTTCAAACTCGAAATGACGGCTCAGCAATGTCGTCAAAAAGGAGAGGATGGCGTTGTAAGGTGAGAAAATGTACGACGTTACGATGTAAAGGCCGATGAAGATGGGCTGGCTGTCGTGAAATCCAAAAGCCTCGTATAGAGGTTGGTATTGAAAGAGCATATTAAAAACCGTAAACATGAATAGAATGTTCAGCTCAGAGATGACAATGTTCTTGGTAACATGGTTCAATTTCCAGTGGCCCAACTCATGACCGAGCACTGCTAGAATTTCAGGATTATTACAACCCTTTTTGGGAGGTTTTGTAGTGCTGTCTGTAGTTTCCGACTCCTCCTTGACGTATCCTTCAATGAGCGTATCAAACAACACAATTCGCTTGTTATTGAAGAAGCCATAGAAATAGGCGTTGCTGTGGGACGAACGTttggaaccttttttttttttaaggaacaaTTGCAAATTATTAAATGTGCTAGGAAGTGGTATAATAAGTAACGATTACCTTCTACGACGTAAAGCTTTTTCAGTGGGAAATCAATCGAGGCGGCCAATTTTTCAATCTGTGACTTTAGCTCGCCTTCCTGTAGGGGGCTGTATTTATCGAATAGAGGTGCGATATAGTCTGGATAGACTGTCATCAGCAGCACAATCACCAGAGTGACAAAGATCCACAAGTAGAGGAAGAAATAATCTCCACCACTTTGCACAATGAAAATCACAGCAGCAACCAAGGGTAATGAGATCAGTATGCCAAGAATGTACTTCTTAATAGTGTCTTTGATGAAAAATCCAGGAGTCTTGGGAAAACAAATACAATTACTAATtactaattttttattatctttatATAGTTATCTACTGTCCATACCTGTTTGTTGAATCCATGCCTTTCTTCAAGCCAGAAGGTGTAGTAAATGGTGAATGGCATATCAACAAGGGTACTAAAAGTACTCAAGATGACAGTGAAGACCATACTTCTAATAATTTCACTATCAGCAGATAGACCTGATGCCAACAGAACTGAGCGGGATAGGTTCCAGAAATAGGCATGACCATTCAGCAAAATCAGTACCTAGAAAAAATGATTCAAGATGATTAATAACTTGAGTTGGAACATGTTTAGCAATGAATATTTTTGACTTActgtggaaaatatttgattgaataatCCATGTGCTATGCCATATCCACTCTTATCAAGTCCATAAAGCCTGGCTTTCTGGAATGTTTCGTTGTTGAAATGCTCCTCAAGTTCCTGGGGTGGTTTGCTACTCTTCTTGTAAACTTGGTGCTAGAAATGCaagcacaaaacaaaaatgaagtaAACATTCAAGCAATCACATGGCGAAAAATGCAAACACGTCAACAATAAACTAATAGCCGGCTGCGTTCTCCGCGTGAACTATGGTTTACTACCATTTCCTACCTGACGATATGACAGGTACATTTCCCAGCTAAACTCTAGCCATATAAATGtaaaaacactttgaaaaataaattcactaTTTATCTCAAACATCTTGAAGATCTTTGAGtcgtattattttattttttttactctttcgGGCTTACGACGTGTTAAGAAACTTGAGGATGAAGAAGCCTTTTCAATACTGTAAGAGAGCAGACGAAGGGAAATGTCAGATTTTTCACGGCAATGCAAAtgcaaataatttcttttaatacaaacaacaaaaattaaaagaaatgaatgaaaataaataaattttctgcTTAATCTAATAAAATGTCActacaaattaattttatttcagaaataattttttctattttactaGATTTTTCAATGATGCAATCATGCAAggttgtcgtctgctttcgaattgttgaattgaaattggtCATACACGAACATGTTGTATGTAATTAGTAAATCGagacatttttaaatgatgaTTCCAAAGAGAAATTGTTACTTTTTGTGCAAAAATGTAATTGCTACACTGTTGTTTtgtacctttttattttttttgattcgCCATTACTTGAGTTATTCATCCAGTGAATCCAGCAAAAGCCATCCAGAACACCTCTTTTTTGAACAGAAAAATGTGACTCAGTCTGCATCAGATATTTGGCGTAAAGATGCTTCTGTGCAACATGCAAATGATGCAGTTTTATTGTCCCATGAAACACATGTATTCTATTACCCGTGGTATGGAAATCCAGAAGATGATTCAGTATATCTGCACTggaagtaataatatttaaattaatatctAAAAGCAATCATATAATTAAACTTTGATTTGTTTATGCTATAAAGTCACGAGTACATCCCAAACTGGGACAAACAAGACACCAATATATATCCTGTCGGGAAGCATTCACCTCCAGATGATATAGGTTAGTCTTTATACTAGTGACTACATTGCAAGTTGCAGTCTaactaaatctttttcttttaggtgCAAATTTTTATCCCCTGTTGGGTTGTTACAGTTCCAAAAATCCTGCAACTGTGGCCCAACATATGAAGTGGATAAGGCAATCAGGAATAGGAGTACTTGTTATTTCCTGGTATCCACCTGACTTGAGTAAGTTTCTGTACAAGTTTTATAAGCtttatagagaaaagaaatgaaaataagaaaaaaacaaaacaggtttCAATGCTCCAAATATTTCCTTTACAGGTGACAAAGAAGGAAAGCCATTTGACCAACTTTTCCCAAT
It encodes:
- the LOC124314734 gene encoding glycoprotein endo-alpha-1,2-mannosidase-like isoform X2 → MMIPKRNCYFLCKNVIATLLFCTFLFFLIRHYLSYSSSESSKSHPEHLFFEQKNVTQSASDIWRKDASVQHANDAVLLSHETHVFYYPWYGNPEDDSVYLHWNHEYIPNWDKQDTNIYPVGKHSPPDDIGANFYPLLGCYSSKNPATVAQHMKWIRQSGIGVLVISWYPPDLSDKEGKPFDQLFPMFLDSARIYGLKISFHIEPYEGRTPENLRKNIEYIINKYGNHSALYKMQKSRSKKPLPVFYVYDSYLNSPNSWSSVLSIGGKESIRNSDMDAIFLGLVVELRHKCTD
- the LOC124314730 gene encoding CAAX prenyl protease 1 homolog; the encoded protein is MFEINSEFIFQSVFTFIWLEFSWEMYLSYRQHQVYKKSSKPPQELEEHFNNETFQKARLYGLDKSGYGIAHGLFNQIFSTVLILLNGHAYFWNLSRSVLLASGLSADSEIIRSMVFTVILSTFSTLVDMPFTIYYTFWLEERHGFNKQTPGFFIKDTIKKYILGILISLPLVAAVIFIVQSGGDYFFLYLWIFVTLVIVLLMTVYPDYIAPLFDKYSPLQEGELKSQIEKLAASIDFPLKKLYVVEGSKRSSHSNAYFYGFFNNKRIVLFDTLIEGYVKEESETTDSTTKPPKKGCNNPEILAVLGHELGHWKLNHVTKNIVISELNILFMFTVFNMLFQYQPLYEAFGFHDSQPIFIGLYIVTSYIFSPYNAILSFLTTLLSRHFEFEADQFAKKLGHAVNLKSSLIKLNLDNLGFPIYDWLYSSWHHSHPTLLQRLNALEKTE